One genomic region from Pyxicephalus adspersus chromosome 1, UCB_Pads_2.0, whole genome shotgun sequence encodes:
- the BBX gene encoding HMG box transcription factor BBX isoform X1: protein MKAHPGYKWCPTTNKPVKAQSPTVTTRKKLWSFSPDSIKEISSVKKVSKEEDMPQLNFGIADPTQMGGLSMLLLAGEHALTAQKDQAMTAQVKSTETEVSSTIAQITESDSLPTSKTSALFEFAEISSSTPNLEVSSPKQCEKSALFQFAEISSKTFQDNSQDPLKCCEKSSLSHLAEISSSSSHSDSSASAKQCGTSALFQLAEMCVASEAVKIEISENITQEKLKAAETDEGMICSSLKECTNVCQEEGFSNVKTNKHDSPSPEHSEAYYVGLLKREKMKKKKKKSKMDCDSLEKGSPKKSCKRRQSSESDIESVMYTIEAVAKGDWSVENPSVSPCKKVCSAASPNHNVSELKPTKKKVKSKEKKVNDKALETTKDLIKPEPINTMSAIESPTEVPEEIKEEPLSPAEDIPMFCMPEMLKTEDCDISKKAEACGSRKSERACKGALYKTLVSEGMLATLRANVDRGKRNPGKGGSSDHEGCWNDDNWSYSQSGNSGNKKLKKVKPKEEGPAGLAKLEEEFEKKFNSLPQYNPVTFDRKNAFQRKKKKTNSGQTEQQKGAIQSQKKLFHKIVSKYKHKKEKQSTLDKAIVEDKNNSDNNPRSSSSSVPHIPEATANHEPLVGSQKRKARKTKITHLIRSMDCQSPSSVKTQDGKIPTNSCSMEGTCRAELTITGEAGIAQNCSITQDMPAVSAFFSLAALAEVAAMENVHRSPKSTHSRDGQKKEMPQSAVLISCADQ, encoded by the exons ACATGCCGCAGCTAAACTTTGGCATAGCAG atcCAACACAGATGGGAGGACTTAGCATGTTGCTCCTAGCCGGGGAGCACGCCTTGACTGCACAGAAGGATCAAGCTATGACTGCACAAGTAAAAAGTACAGAGACAGAG GTATCATCAACCATTGCACAAATAACGGAGTCAGATTCATTACCGACAAGCAAGACATCTGCACTATTTGAATTTGCAGAG ATttcctccagtacaccaaatcTAGAGGTCTCATCACCGAAGCAATGCGAGAAGTCTGCACTGTTCCAGTTTGCTGAG ATCTCATCAAAAACATTTCAAGATAATAGTCAAGATCCTTTGAAATGTTGTGAAAAGTCATCCCTCTCCCATTTAGCAGAG ATTTCCTCAAGCTCATCACATTCCGATTCATCTGCATCAGCAAAGCAGTGTGGGACATCAGCATTGTTTCAGCTTGCAGAG ATGTGTGTTGCATCAGAAGCAGTGAAAATAGAAATTTCAGAAAACATTACTCAAGAGAAATTGAAAGCAGCGGAGACAGATGAAGGCATGATTTGCAGCAGCCTGAAGGAATGCACTAATGTGTGTCAAGAGGAAGGTTTTAGCAATGTTAAAACTAACAAACATGACTCACCTTCCCCAGAGCATTCGGAAGCGTACTATGTTGGACTTCTAAAacgggaaaaaatgaaaaagaaaaagaagaaaagcaaaatggACTGTGATTCTCTCGAAAAAGGCTCTCCAAAGAAGAGCTGTAAAAGGAGGCAGTCCTCAGAGTCAGATATTGAAAGTGTCATGTACACAATAGAGGCAGTAGCAAAAGGAGACTGGAGTGTTGAAAACCCTTCAGTTTCACCATGCAAAAAAGTATGTTCAGCTGCTAGTCCAAACCATAATGTATCTGAATTAAAGCCAACcaagaaaaaagttaaatcaaAAGAGAAGAAGGTAAATGATAAAGCTTTAGAGACTACCAAAGACTTGATAAAACCAGAGCCCATAAATACAATGTCTGCCATTGAATCGCCTACTGAAGTACCTGAAGAGATAAAGGAAGAACCACTATCTCCTGCAGAGGACATACCTATGTTTTGCATGCCAGAAATGCTCAAAACTGAAGACTGTGATATTAGTAAAAAAGCCGAGGCCTGTGGGTCAAGGAAGTCTGAGAGGGCCTGTAAAGGGGCTCTCTACAAAACACTTGTATCAGAGGGAATGCTGGCGACTTTACGGGCCAATGTTGACAGAG GTAAAAGAAACCCTGGAAAAGGTGGCTCATCTGACCATGAGGGCTGCTGGAATGATGACAACTGGTCATATAGCCAAAGTGGAAACAGTGGTAATAAGAAACTGAAGAAAGTAAAACCAAAGGAAGAAGGGCCTGCTGG tTTGGCAAAGCTGGAGGAGGAGTTTGAGAAAAAGTTTAATAGCCTTCCTCAGTACAATCCTGTAACATTTGACCGCAAAAATGCTTTtcagaggaaaaagaagaaaaccaatAGTGGACAAACTGAACAACAGAAAG GTGCTATACAGTCTCAAAAGAAACTATTCCACAAAATTGTAAGCAAATACAAGCATAAAAAGGAGAAGCAAAGCACATTGGATAAAG CCATAGTAGAAGATAAAAACAACAGTGATAATAATCCAAGGAGCAGTTCCAGTTCAGTTCCTCACATTCCAGAAGCTACTGCAAATCACGAACCTCTGGTTGGAagtcaaaaaagaaaagcaaggaaAACTAAAATAACACATCTTATTAGATCTATGGATTGTCAGTCTCCTTCCTCTGTTAAAACTCAAG ATGGAAAAATTCCCACAAATAGCTGCAGCATGGAGGGAACATGCAGAGCAGAACTGACAATCACTGGAGAAGCTGGCATTGCACAGAACTGCAGTATTACCCAAGACATGCCAGCTGTGTCTGCTTTCTTTAGTCTAGCTGCTCTGGCTGAGGTAGCAGCCATGGAAAACGTGCACAG gaGTCCTAAGTCCACCCATTCAAGAGATGGCCAGAAGAAGGAAATGCCGCAGTCAGCTGTGCTTATCTCCTGTGCTGACCAATAA
- the BBX gene encoding HMG box transcription factor BBX isoform X2, protein MKAHPGYKWCPTTNKPVKAQSPTVTTRKKLWSFSPDSIKEISSVKKVSKEEDMPQLNFGIADPTQMGGLSMLLLAGEHALTAQKDQAMTAQVKSTETEVSSTIAQITESDSLPTSKTSALFEFAEISSSTPNLEVSSPKQCEKSALFQFAEISSKTFQDNSQDPLKCCEKSSLSHLAEMCVASEAVKIEISENITQEKLKAAETDEGMICSSLKECTNVCQEEGFSNVKTNKHDSPSPEHSEAYYVGLLKREKMKKKKKKSKMDCDSLEKGSPKKSCKRRQSSESDIESVMYTIEAVAKGDWSVENPSVSPCKKVCSAASPNHNVSELKPTKKKVKSKEKKVNDKALETTKDLIKPEPINTMSAIESPTEVPEEIKEEPLSPAEDIPMFCMPEMLKTEDCDISKKAEACGSRKSERACKGALYKTLVSEGMLATLRANVDRGKRNPGKGGSSDHEGCWNDDNWSYSQSGNSGNKKLKKVKPKEEGPAGLAKLEEEFEKKFNSLPQYNPVTFDRKNAFQRKKKKTNSGQTEQQKGAIQSQKKLFHKIVSKYKHKKEKQSTLDKAIVEDKNNSDNNPRSSSSSVPHIPEATANHEPLVGSQKRKARKTKITHLIRSMDCQSPSSVKTQDGKIPTNSCSMEGTCRAELTITGEAGIAQNCSITQDMPAVSAFFSLAALAEVAAMENVHRSPKSTHSRDGQKKEMPQSAVLISCADQ, encoded by the exons ACATGCCGCAGCTAAACTTTGGCATAGCAG atcCAACACAGATGGGAGGACTTAGCATGTTGCTCCTAGCCGGGGAGCACGCCTTGACTGCACAGAAGGATCAAGCTATGACTGCACAAGTAAAAAGTACAGAGACAGAG GTATCATCAACCATTGCACAAATAACGGAGTCAGATTCATTACCGACAAGCAAGACATCTGCACTATTTGAATTTGCAGAG ATttcctccagtacaccaaatcTAGAGGTCTCATCACCGAAGCAATGCGAGAAGTCTGCACTGTTCCAGTTTGCTGAG ATCTCATCAAAAACATTTCAAGATAATAGTCAAGATCCTTTGAAATGTTGTGAAAAGTCATCCCTCTCCCATTTAGCAGAG ATGTGTGTTGCATCAGAAGCAGTGAAAATAGAAATTTCAGAAAACATTACTCAAGAGAAATTGAAAGCAGCGGAGACAGATGAAGGCATGATTTGCAGCAGCCTGAAGGAATGCACTAATGTGTGTCAAGAGGAAGGTTTTAGCAATGTTAAAACTAACAAACATGACTCACCTTCCCCAGAGCATTCGGAAGCGTACTATGTTGGACTTCTAAAacgggaaaaaatgaaaaagaaaaagaagaaaagcaaaatggACTGTGATTCTCTCGAAAAAGGCTCTCCAAAGAAGAGCTGTAAAAGGAGGCAGTCCTCAGAGTCAGATATTGAAAGTGTCATGTACACAATAGAGGCAGTAGCAAAAGGAGACTGGAGTGTTGAAAACCCTTCAGTTTCACCATGCAAAAAAGTATGTTCAGCTGCTAGTCCAAACCATAATGTATCTGAATTAAAGCCAACcaagaaaaaagttaaatcaaAAGAGAAGAAGGTAAATGATAAAGCTTTAGAGACTACCAAAGACTTGATAAAACCAGAGCCCATAAATACAATGTCTGCCATTGAATCGCCTACTGAAGTACCTGAAGAGATAAAGGAAGAACCACTATCTCCTGCAGAGGACATACCTATGTTTTGCATGCCAGAAATGCTCAAAACTGAAGACTGTGATATTAGTAAAAAAGCCGAGGCCTGTGGGTCAAGGAAGTCTGAGAGGGCCTGTAAAGGGGCTCTCTACAAAACACTTGTATCAGAGGGAATGCTGGCGACTTTACGGGCCAATGTTGACAGAG GTAAAAGAAACCCTGGAAAAGGTGGCTCATCTGACCATGAGGGCTGCTGGAATGATGACAACTGGTCATATAGCCAAAGTGGAAACAGTGGTAATAAGAAACTGAAGAAAGTAAAACCAAAGGAAGAAGGGCCTGCTGG tTTGGCAAAGCTGGAGGAGGAGTTTGAGAAAAAGTTTAATAGCCTTCCTCAGTACAATCCTGTAACATTTGACCGCAAAAATGCTTTtcagaggaaaaagaagaaaaccaatAGTGGACAAACTGAACAACAGAAAG GTGCTATACAGTCTCAAAAGAAACTATTCCACAAAATTGTAAGCAAATACAAGCATAAAAAGGAGAAGCAAAGCACATTGGATAAAG CCATAGTAGAAGATAAAAACAACAGTGATAATAATCCAAGGAGCAGTTCCAGTTCAGTTCCTCACATTCCAGAAGCTACTGCAAATCACGAACCTCTGGTTGGAagtcaaaaaagaaaagcaaggaaAACTAAAATAACACATCTTATTAGATCTATGGATTGTCAGTCTCCTTCCTCTGTTAAAACTCAAG ATGGAAAAATTCCCACAAATAGCTGCAGCATGGAGGGAACATGCAGAGCAGAACTGACAATCACTGGAGAAGCTGGCATTGCACAGAACTGCAGTATTACCCAAGACATGCCAGCTGTGTCTGCTTTCTTTAGTCTAGCTGCTCTGGCTGAGGTAGCAGCCATGGAAAACGTGCACAG gaGTCCTAAGTCCACCCATTCAAGAGATGGCCAGAAGAAGGAAATGCCGCAGTCAGCTGTGCTTATCTCCTGTGCTGACCAATAA